GCGCGACGGCGCGGCATGATGGCGCGACGCCGCGACCGGCGGCGGCATGCACGCGATCCGCTCGGTTTCAGGATGGCTCGACAATCTGATCCGGCAACATTGATTCACGATGGCCTCGTCGCATGGCGTTGTCGGTCGGCGCGGGGCGCGCGACATGGCGCGCGGCCTGCCGGTCCGATCGGGAAAATGACGCTATCGGCAGAACACGACACGCCGCATATAGATCTGCGGTTCGACGACGGGCCGCGCGGACCGGTCCAGTTCGTCGCGATAGCGGCGGTAGGTCTTGCCGTCCACGGTCACGTCGCCGGCGCGCGCCGTCTCGATCGCGGCCAGCGCGTGGCTTTGCCAGTCGTCGACGCGCGCCGATGCCGACAGACTCGATGCACCGGCGATCGTCTGCGTGACCGTGCTGCCGTCGGCCCAGGGCTGCGTCTGCATGTCGTCCGCGTGCTGCATCGCGCCGACCGTCTTGCCGGTCGGCGTCGGGCCGCTCTGCGCGACGAACGGCGCGGCGCGGCCGTACACCGGCGATTGCCATGAAGGCGCGTGGCCTTCCTCGGGCACCATGTAGATCGTCTGCGGATCGCCGACCATCATCATCGGCACGCATGCGGTGTTGTCGGGGCGGCCGAGCGTCGTCAGCGACTGCTGGATGCTCGCGGCGTTCGCGACGCTCTGTTCGTTCAGGATCACGAACACCGCCGGATTCTGAAACAGCGACTGCGCGGCGGCGTGTGCGCCGACCAGCAGCAGAACGATCGAAAGGAACCTCATGATCCGCGCCTCCTGTCCCCTCGACAGGCAAAAAGAGGTGTTGGCCTCGGGGTAGAACCAACACCCGTCAAAGCTGTCGCGCGCATCGCGCAACCGGTTGCGGCGCTTGCCGTGCAGGCGGCATACCGGTTGCATCGAAGCGCGCTGCCGGTCACGACGACGTGCTCGTCGAGACGACGGTCGGCGCGGGCGCGAGCGGCGCCGACGGGGCGGCGTGCTGGTCGATCGCCGGCGTGGCTGTCGCGGGCACGTCCGCGGCCGGCACGGCTGCGGATTCGACCACGGCCGTTGCGTCGGCAGCGCTCGGGGCCGTCGCCGCCACGGGCTGGGCGGCTTCGGCGGCAGGCATGGCCGAGGCGATCGGCGCTTGCGGCGCGCGGTCGACTGCGTTGGCGTCGGCCGTCGGCATGGCCGGTGCGCCGGTGTCGGTCGCGGCCGGCGTGCGCGCGGACGCGTTGGCGGCGAGCGACGGTGCGGGGTCTGCGGGCTTGTCGGCGACCATCGGGGCCTTGTCGGCGGCGGTCGCCGCGGGTTCGGTGGTCTTTTCCGCAATCGTCGACGCAGGCTCCGCCGCCTTCTCCGCAACCGTCGGGACGGGTGCCGACGCCTTCTCTGCAACCACTGGTGCAGGCGTCGAGGCCTTTTCCGCGATCGCCGACGCAGGCTCTGATGCCTTCTCAGCAACCGTTGGGACAGCTGCCGATGCCTTGTCCGCAACCGCTGCTGCAGGCGTCGACGCCTTTTCCGCACTCATCGACGCAGGCTCCGCCGCCTTCTCCGCAACCGTCGGGACGGGTGCCGGTGCCTTTTCCGCAACCACTTGTGCGGGCTTCGATGCCTCCTGGGCAACCATCGGTGCGGGCTTCGAAACCTTCTCCGCAATCACCGACGCAGGCGCGGGCACCTTATCCCCCGCGACCGGTGCCGGTGCAGGCCGTGACACGTTGTCCGCAACCGTCGCGGCACTCGGCGACACGGCAGCGGTCGCTGCAGCGGGCACCGCGCTCATCGCAGCGGACACCGCGGCCACGCCCGGCACGACCGCGGCCGCCTGCGCACCATTCCCCGCAGCCGCCTGCGCCGCACCCGGCATCGCCGCCGCAGCCGGCGCGCCGATCGGCGCTCCCGCGACGGACGCCCCCGCCTGCCCCGCATTCGCCGCCACCGCCCGCATCTGCGCAGGCGCCGGCCCAGCCGCATCGAGCGGCGGCAGCCCCATCCGGTTGCGCACGAGCGGATCGCGGAACTTCAAGTCGTCGGCGACGGTCGCATCGGCGGCAGGCGCGACGTTCGAGCGCGCGAGCGGCGCGGTCGTGCCCGGACACAGGTGGCCGGTCGCCTCGACCGCGCGGCGGTTCGCGTCGCTCTGGCACAGCAGCGCCAGCGCGACGTCGGTCAAGCCCATCGCGCGAAATTCGCGCGCATCGAGCCGTCGCACGCACGCCTGATCCACCAGCGTCGTGCCGCCGGTCGCGCCGAACCCCGGGAACGACACGCCGACGCTCACCGAGCCCATGCAGGTATCGGACAACGTGGTCGTCAGCCCGGGCGCCTGGATCGCCGGGTTCGTCTTGATCGTCTGCGTGCCCGAGTAGTTGACGTTCTCCGCCACCTGCGTGTTGTACGGGCTCGAGCCCGGCGCGCCGGCCGCGAGCGAGCTCGCGCTCTGCGGCGTCACGGTCGAGCCGCCGCTCGTCGACGAAGGCAGCGTCAAGTTGACCTGCACGCTCGAATTGCCGCTGCCGCGCACGCCGCTCGTGCTGCCACTCGTCGCATTGCCGCCGCGCGAGCTCGTCACGTTGGTATTCATGCTCGAGCCGCCGCCCTGGCCGATGGCCGTCGACGACGTCGAGGACTGCGCGCTTGAAGTCGAGTCGGCGGTCTGCGCATGGGCGCCGATCGTGGCCAGCGCGAACATCGCCGCACTGGCCGCCCTGATCTTGCTGC
The sequence above is drawn from the Burkholderia ubonensis genome and encodes:
- a CDS encoding chemotaxis protein CheA, which codes for MNSSKIRAASAAMFALATIGAHAQTADSTSSAQSSTSSTAIGQGGGSSMNTNVTSSRGGNATSGSTSGVRGSGNSSVQVNLTLPSSTSGGSTVTPQSASSLAAGAPGSSPYNTQVAENVNYSGTQTIKTNPAIQAPGLTTTLSDTCMGSVSVGVSFPGFGATGGTTLVDQACVRRLDAREFRAMGLTDVALALLCQSDANRRAVEATGHLCPGTTAPLARSNVAPAADATVADDLKFRDPLVRNRMGLPPLDAAGPAPAQMRAVAANAGQAGASVAGAPIGAPAAAAMPGAAQAAAGNGAQAAAVVPGVAAVSAAMSAVPAAATAAVSPSAATVADNVSRPAPAPVAGDKVPAPASVIAEKVSKPAPMVAQEASKPAQVVAEKAPAPVPTVAEKAAEPASMSAEKASTPAAAVADKASAAVPTVAEKASEPASAIAEKASTPAPVVAEKASAPVPTVAEKAAEPASTIAEKTTEPAATAADKAPMVADKPADPAPSLAANASARTPAATDTGAPAMPTADANAVDRAPQAPIASAMPAAEAAQPVAATAPSAADATAVVESAAVPAADVPATATPAIDQHAAPSAPLAPAPTVVSTSTSS